A region of Rhizorhabdus wittichii RW1 DNA encodes the following proteins:
- a CDS encoding Enoyl-CoA hydratase (PFAM: Enoyl-CoA hydratase/isomerase), translated as MEPRNDAALTQVRYETPRPHVARIVLNRPGKRNAQGTIMTYQLDRAFRNACHDDDVHVIILAAEGDHFCAGHDLGGTEPEFPTTEETVGLWGQYGGPGWEGYFSRERELYFDITERWRNIPKPTIAEVQGACIAGGNMLAWACDLIVCADDARFKDNTIDMAMPGAEFFAHPWELGVRKAKEWLFTGDWITAADAEKRGMVNHVVPRAELADFTLDLASRIAGKDRFALKLAKEACNAAQDSAGRRQAMSTAFMLHQIGHMQNMMVHGFLIDTSNLTPSVRQALEAAKRDSAARRGAQ; from the coding sequence ATGGAGCCGAGGAATGATGCGGCATTGACGCAGGTTCGGTATGAGACTCCGCGTCCGCACGTTGCCAGGATCGTCCTGAACCGCCCTGGGAAGCGCAACGCGCAAGGCACGATCATGACCTATCAGCTGGACCGCGCCTTTCGAAACGCGTGCCACGACGACGACGTCCACGTGATCATCCTCGCCGCCGAAGGCGACCATTTCTGCGCCGGACATGATCTCGGCGGCACGGAACCGGAATTCCCGACCACCGAGGAAACCGTCGGACTGTGGGGCCAATATGGCGGTCCCGGCTGGGAGGGCTATTTCTCCCGCGAACGTGAACTTTATTTCGATATCACGGAGCGGTGGCGCAATATTCCCAAGCCCACCATCGCCGAAGTGCAAGGCGCCTGCATCGCCGGCGGCAACATGCTGGCCTGGGCCTGCGATCTCATCGTGTGCGCGGATGACGCCCGCTTCAAGGACAACACGATCGACATGGCGATGCCCGGCGCCGAATTCTTCGCGCATCCGTGGGAACTGGGCGTTCGCAAGGCCAAGGAATGGTTGTTCACCGGAGACTGGATCACCGCGGCCGACGCCGAGAAGCGCGGCATGGTCAACCATGTGGTCCCGCGCGCCGAGCTGGCCGACTTCACCCTCGATCTCGCCTCGCGAATTGCCGGGAAGGACAGATTCGCACTGAAGCTCGCGAAGGAAGCCTGCAACGCAGCCCAGGATTCAGCCGGCCGGCGCCAGGCCATGAGCACGGCCTTCATGCTTCACCAGATAGGTCACATGCAGAATATGATGGTGCATGGCTTCCTGATCGATACCAGCAACCTGACACCCAGCGTGCGCCAAGCGCTCGAAGCGGCAAAGCGGGACAGCGCAGCGCGGCGCGGCGCGCAATGA
- a CDS encoding Coenzyme F420-dependent N5 N10-methylene tetrahydromethanopterin reductase and related flavin-dependent oxidoreductase-like protein, producing the protein MTIRIFTRLNAPLKRVADEAREIESLGFDGVLADEIAHDPFYPLLIVAEHTKKLQVMTGIAVGFARSPMTLAVLAHDLNALSGGRFSLGLGSQIAPHITRRFSMPWSSPASRMREMVQAIRAIFANWYSDAPLCFEGEFYTHTLMPPLFRPEDIEHGAARIGVAAVGPLMTETAASVADFLLVHSFTTEDYIRQHTLPHVHAGLAKTGREASALRLFYPPFIVTGATEEKFAECRAAAKERIAFYASTPAYRPILERHGWGELQTELHALTRANRWAEMPSLISDEVLATFAAVGEAKDIAPVLWRRYGDVIQDFSLICPFISLETLAGIGADLRLLSEQDAASRQPTP; encoded by the coding sequence ATGACGATCCGCATCTTCACGCGCCTGAACGCCCCCCTGAAACGCGTCGCCGACGAAGCACGGGAGATCGAATCCCTGGGCTTTGACGGGGTCCTGGCGGATGAGATAGCGCACGACCCCTTCTATCCGCTGCTCATTGTCGCGGAACACACCAAGAAGCTGCAGGTCATGACCGGCATCGCCGTCGGCTTCGCCCGCTCGCCGATGACGCTCGCCGTCCTGGCGCATGATCTGAACGCCCTGTCAGGCGGGCGCTTTTCTCTCGGGCTGGGCTCGCAGATCGCGCCGCACATCACGCGCCGCTTCAGCATGCCATGGTCCAGCCCCGCATCGCGCATGCGCGAGATGGTACAGGCGATACGCGCGATCTTCGCGAATTGGTACTCTGACGCGCCCCTGTGTTTCGAGGGCGAATTCTACACGCACACATTGATGCCACCCCTGTTCAGGCCCGAGGACATCGAACATGGCGCCGCACGGATCGGCGTCGCCGCCGTGGGGCCCCTGATGACGGAAACCGCTGCATCGGTCGCGGATTTTCTGCTGGTCCACTCGTTCACGACGGAGGACTACATCCGTCAACATACGCTTCCCCACGTCCATGCAGGACTTGCGAAAACCGGGCGCGAGGCCTCTGCCCTGCGGTTGTTCTACCCGCCCTTCATCGTCACCGGAGCAACCGAGGAAAAATTCGCCGAATGTCGCGCCGCGGCCAAGGAGCGCATCGCCTTCTACGCCTCGACCCCCGCCTATCGTCCCATCCTGGAACGGCATGGATGGGGCGAGTTGCAAACCGAGCTGCATGCATTGACGCGCGCAAATCGCTGGGCCGAAATGCCGTCGCTGATCTCCGATGAAGTGCTTGCGACGTTCGCGGCCGTGGGCGAGGCGAAGGATATCGCTCCCGTGCTCTGGCGGCGCTACGGCGACGTGATCCAGGACTTCTCGCTCATCTGCCCGTTCATCTCGCTAGAGACGCTCGCCGGGATCGGTGCGGATCTTCGCCTATTGTCCGAACAGGATGCCGCCTCGCGCCAGCCCACGCCATGA
- a CDS encoding Glyoxalase/bleomycin resistance protein/dioxygenase (PFAM: Glyoxalase/bleomycin resistance protein/dioxygenase), with protein MSGSVDGIEGIYHINLNCRDFETSLAFYKKLGFEVVMHFPAASNEEMGRGLGVSGQRMFGALLRLGTNRLSARLDLLQWTSPAANNDAAAAVQDLGFVRLALWCSAPSFDSVVDRLRASGIAFIADPVRIETGAEPVRFVCFRDPDGNIVELVARPAGKDAGKASAPRTDDIENLTGMGE; from the coding sequence ATGAGCGGCTCCGTCGATGGAATTGAAGGCATCTACCACATCAATCTGAACTGCCGGGATTTTGAAACCTCGCTGGCATTCTACAAGAAGCTCGGCTTCGAGGTCGTGATGCACTTCCCCGCCGCCAGCAACGAGGAGATGGGGCGCGGACTGGGCGTATCGGGGCAGCGGATGTTCGGAGCATTGCTGCGCCTCGGCACGAACCGGCTCAGCGCGCGCCTGGACTTGCTGCAATGGACATCGCCCGCGGCGAACAACGACGCCGCGGCCGCGGTCCAGGACCTCGGCTTCGTGCGCCTGGCGCTCTGGTGTTCCGCCCCCAGCTTCGACAGCGTCGTCGATCGGCTGCGCGCGAGCGGGATTGCGTTCATCGCCGATCCGGTTCGCATCGAAACCGGCGCGGAGCCCGTGCGCTTCGTCTGCTTTCGAGATCCCGACGGCAATATCGTGGAACTCGTCGCCCGACCCGCTGGAAAAGACGCCGGCAAGGCCAGCGCCCCGCGAACGGACGACATCGAGAATCTCACCGGGATGGGAGAATGA
- a CDS encoding amidohydrolase 2 (PFAM: amidohydrolase 2) codes for MNMPRQLRSTRVSAMEGVGVSRDRNPTGLNLSLPPNTTIVSADGHWAVADDIWFAHAPAHIRDRLPRIWYDENLQLWNIGIGGKGLYNAAGADVIKSFEDRAGAHALRERLADLDADGVEKEIVFPQVLQAYFHHADYEAREWIFRIYNDYLADLGRQSLGRFCGVGVPNFWDPDKAADSIQHIKDIGLKTYMIPINPGRHEDGAPIIYASKRMAPFWSAAEKAGLPISYHIGESLGFAGPGGLAIQGMINFTPFRRSFAELVFGGILDRHPGLRVVFAEAGINWVPGVLQDAEMFFDTYEPLLDPRIAHRPTHYWQQHCHATFIADKVGLEMIDYIGVENVMWSTDYPHNEGTLGYASPIVEALLAAVPPDDASKILGGNAIRVFGLN; via the coding sequence ATGAACATGCCCCGACAACTGAGATCGACCCGCGTCAGCGCCATGGAGGGCGTAGGCGTTTCCAGAGACAGGAACCCCACCGGGCTCAACCTCTCCTTGCCTCCGAATACGACCATCGTCTCGGCCGACGGGCATTGGGCGGTCGCCGACGACATCTGGTTCGCGCATGCACCCGCGCATATTCGCGATCGCCTGCCCCGCATTTGGTATGACGAAAATTTGCAGCTGTGGAACATCGGCATCGGCGGCAAGGGTCTTTATAACGCGGCGGGAGCCGATGTCATAAAGAGCTTCGAGGATCGTGCCGGCGCCCATGCATTGCGCGAGCGTCTGGCGGATCTGGACGCCGACGGCGTGGAAAAGGAAATTGTCTTTCCTCAGGTACTGCAAGCCTATTTCCATCATGCGGATTATGAAGCCCGCGAATGGATCTTCCGCATTTACAATGATTATCTGGCGGATCTGGGCCGACAGTCGCTTGGACGCTTCTGCGGCGTCGGAGTCCCGAATTTCTGGGACCCGGACAAAGCGGCTGATTCCATCCAGCATATCAAGGATATCGGCCTGAAGACGTACATGATACCGATCAATCCCGGACGCCATGAGGATGGCGCGCCCATCATTTACGCCAGCAAACGCATGGCGCCTTTCTGGTCCGCCGCCGAGAAGGCCGGATTGCCGATTTCCTATCATATCGGTGAGAGCCTCGGATTTGCCGGGCCTGGCGGCCTGGCGATCCAGGGCATGATCAATTTCACACCGTTCCGGCGCAGTTTCGCTGAACTGGTGTTCGGCGGCATCCTCGATCGGCATCCCGGCCTGCGGGTTGTCTTTGCCGAAGCCGGAATCAATTGGGTGCCAGGTGTTCTGCAGGACGCGGAGATGTTCTTCGACACCTATGAGCCTTTGCTCGATCCGCGCATCGCGCACCGACCGACCCATTATTGGCAGCAACATTGCCATGCGACGTTCATCGCCGATAAGGTCGGACTTGAGATGATCGACTATATCGGTGTCGAGAATGTCATGTGGTCGACCGACTATCCGCACAACGAAGGCACGCTCGGATATGCGTCGCCCATCGTCGAAGCCCTGCTGGCGGCGGTGCCGCCCGACGATGCGAGCAAAATTCTCGGCGGCAACGCCATTCGGGTTTTCGGTCTGAACTAG
- a CDS encoding aldehyde dehydrogenase (PFAM: aldehyde dehydrogenase), translating into MREQLNFYIDGQWVPPAVKHDFDVINPANEEPCARISLGSEADVERAVAAARRAFDSFSRTSISERAALLDKIIEIYKRRLPEMAHAISIEMGAPMPLALSAQAPAGLGYLIDARSQLDSFEFEHDVGSARIIREPIGVVGMITPWNWPQNQICAKLGAALAAGCTMVLKPSELAPLDAMLLSEIIDEAGVPAGVFNLVNGDGARVGAALPAHPDIDMISFTGSTRAGRSIMQAAAGTIKRVALELGGKSPNIILESADLERAVTRGMIHMASNTGQSCNAPSRMLAPRKFYDQIVAIAAKAATALKVMPPDEAVKGAIGPLANAAQFHKVQLLIQKGIEEGATVAAGGTGRPEGFARGYYVRPTVFADVTNQMTIAREEIFGPVLCIIPYDTVEEAIALANDTDYGLAAYVHGDQEEARWVAHRLRAGNVHLNGGYSEASTPFGGYKQSGLGREGGPFGLEEFLEVKAAIGWDN; encoded by the coding sequence ATGCGCGAACAGCTGAACTTCTATATTGACGGCCAATGGGTTCCACCCGCCGTCAAGCACGACTTCGACGTGATAAACCCCGCGAACGAGGAGCCCTGCGCCCGAATTTCGCTAGGTTCGGAGGCGGATGTCGAGCGAGCGGTCGCGGCTGCCAGGCGTGCCTTTGACAGCTTCTCCAGAACCAGCATTTCCGAACGCGCAGCGTTGCTGGACAAGATCATAGAGATCTACAAACGCCGCCTGCCCGAAATGGCTCACGCCATTTCGATCGAGATGGGCGCCCCCATGCCGCTCGCTCTCAGCGCGCAGGCGCCAGCCGGACTTGGCTATCTGATCGATGCCCGGTCGCAGCTCGATAGCTTCGAATTCGAACATGACGTCGGCAGCGCGCGGATCATCCGCGAGCCTATTGGCGTCGTCGGGATGATCACGCCCTGGAACTGGCCACAGAACCAGATATGCGCGAAGCTCGGCGCGGCGCTCGCCGCCGGTTGCACCATGGTGCTGAAGCCATCGGAGTTGGCGCCGCTCGATGCCATGCTACTTTCCGAGATCATCGATGAAGCCGGCGTTCCCGCCGGCGTCTTCAACCTGGTGAACGGCGACGGGGCTCGCGTTGGCGCGGCGCTTCCCGCGCATCCCGACATCGACATGATAAGCTTCACGGGTTCGACGCGCGCCGGCCGTTCGATCATGCAGGCAGCCGCCGGCACGATCAAACGTGTCGCGCTCGAACTGGGAGGCAAGAGCCCCAACATCATCCTGGAAAGCGCCGACCTGGAACGCGCCGTGACCCGCGGGATGATCCATATGGCAAGCAATACGGGACAAAGCTGCAATGCCCCGTCCCGTATGTTGGCGCCGCGCAAATTCTACGACCAGATCGTCGCGATCGCTGCGAAGGCCGCCACTGCCTTGAAGGTCATGCCGCCGGATGAGGCCGTGAAAGGCGCGATTGGGCCACTCGCCAACGCCGCCCAGTTTCACAAGGTGCAGTTGCTCATCCAGAAAGGCATCGAGGAAGGCGCCACGGTCGCCGCGGGTGGCACGGGACGACCGGAGGGCTTCGCTCGCGGTTATTATGTGCGTCCCACGGTATTTGCCGACGTCACCAATCAGATGACGATCGCGCGGGAGGAAATCTTTGGGCCGGTCCTCTGCATCATCCCATATGATACGGTCGAGGAGGCTATCGCACTCGCCAACGATACCGATTACGGGCTCGCGGCCTATGTCCACGGCGATCAGGAAGAAGCGCGTTGGGTGGCGCATCGCCTGCGCGCAGGCAATGTGCACCTGAACGGCGGATATTCGGAGGCCAGCACCCCATTTGGCGGCTATAAGCAGTCGGGCCTCGGACGCGAAGGTGGCCCTTTTGGCCTGGAGGAATTCCTCGAGGTGAAGGCCGCCATAGGCTGGGACAACTGA
- a CDS encoding Carboxylesterase, type B (PFAM: Carboxylesterase, type B), translated as MTAKMTGTSADDLQNFEETPCILALRDGEIRGIERDSVRIFKGVPFAAAPVGDLRFRPPQRPTPWSGVREADEYGPAPMQGGLSGTASLAYLGAPRSEDCLYLNVWAPAAPGPHPVLVWIFGGSNQTGSASFPLFDGAVFARRGIACVTISYRVGVYGFLELGEVLGADYRGSSENGLRDIVAALEWVQENIAAFGGDPARVTAGGESAGGMNICSLMAAPAARDLFQSAIVQSGGEVVASLEEANAVARIFNEGLLEAGGVASDLLAMPAEEITTLQSRLLDGRPRSFRGVFGGDLIPVRPLDAIAQGASSQVRLLIGTNRDESIMFIPSTGTAGPQISNADLAANDPVFNRYAPRFAGLSPLEQRVRFMTARDFWRSSSQIALARARQGAAETYVYRFDQTAATGAWAGRAVHAAELPYVWNALDAPSAVAFLTGQADAGRRRLGAEICDRWANFIHGHPPDADGALPWPRFDRDHAVLLFDEKVRLEPLDEAELELWT; from the coding sequence ATGACCGCAAAAATGACTGGTACATCCGCAGACGATCTCCAAAATTTCGAAGAAACACCATGCATTCTGGCGCTTCGCGACGGTGAGATCAGGGGGATCGAACGGGACAGCGTCCGGATCTTCAAGGGCGTCCCGTTCGCCGCCGCTCCGGTCGGCGACCTGCGGTTCCGCCCTCCGCAGCGGCCGACGCCCTGGTCCGGCGTCCGGGAAGCGGACGAATACGGTCCCGCCCCCATGCAGGGCGGACTTTCCGGCACCGCCAGCCTTGCCTATCTCGGCGCGCCACGCAGCGAGGACTGCCTCTATCTCAACGTCTGGGCGCCGGCGGCGCCCGGCCCCCATCCGGTCCTGGTCTGGATCTTCGGCGGCTCCAACCAGACGGGTTCGGCATCCTTCCCGTTGTTCGACGGCGCCGTCTTCGCGCGACGCGGGATCGCCTGCGTCACTATCTCCTATCGCGTCGGCGTCTACGGCTTCCTGGAACTCGGCGAGGTGCTGGGCGCCGACTATCGCGGGAGCAGCGAGAACGGATTGCGCGATATCGTCGCCGCGCTCGAGTGGGTACAGGAGAACATCGCGGCGTTCGGCGGCGACCCCGCGCGCGTCACGGCGGGCGGCGAATCCGCGGGCGGAATGAACATCTGCTCCCTCATGGCGGCTCCCGCGGCGCGCGACCTCTTCCAGTCGGCGATCGTCCAGAGCGGCGGCGAAGTGGTCGCGAGCCTGGAGGAGGCGAACGCCGTCGCCCGCATCTTCAATGAGGGACTGCTGGAGGCCGGTGGCGTCGCGAGCGACCTGCTGGCGATGCCGGCCGAGGAGATCACGACGCTTCAGTCCCGCCTGCTCGACGGTAGACCGCGATCGTTCCGCGGCGTGTTTGGCGGCGACTTGATCCCTGTACGCCCGCTGGACGCGATCGCGCAGGGCGCCTCGAGCCAGGTACGGCTGCTGATCGGCACGAACCGCGACGAATCGATCATGTTCATCCCGTCGACCGGCACGGCCGGACCGCAGATCTCGAACGCCGACCTCGCGGCCAATGACCCCGTCTTCAATCGCTATGCGCCCCGGTTTGCGGGCCTGTCGCCGCTCGAACAGCGCGTCCGCTTCATGACGGCGCGCGACTTCTGGCGCTCGAGCAGCCAGATCGCGCTTGCGAGGGCTCGGCAGGGAGCCGCGGAGACCTACGTCTACCGCTTCGATCAGACGGCCGCGACCGGCGCCTGGGCCGGCAGGGCCGTTCACGCCGCCGAGTTGCCCTATGTCTGGAACGCCCTCGATGCGCCAAGCGCGGTGGCCTTCCTGACCGGCCAAGCGGACGCGGGCCGCCGGCGCCTCGGCGCGGAGATATGCGACCGGTGGGCCAACTTCATTCACGGCCATCCACCTGACGCCGACGGGGCGCTTCCATGGCCACGTTTCGACCGCGACCATGCCGTCCTGCTGTTCGACGAGAAGGTACGGCTCGAGCCGTTGGATGAAGCCGAGCTGGAGCTCTGGACGTGA
- a CDS encoding Cupin 2, conserved barrel domain protein (PFAM: Cupin 2, conserved barrel domain protein) — translation MTMRPQVTPQQMRERVAIFRETRPSQMPLIDAVMPQFQRELFSMIGNGVAEDPSVRPPIPADGFHLSIVRAGPGKGSALHSHQTVEVFMPLTGRFSVQWGDEGEHELTLEQYDVISLPTGVLRGFRNESAEDAMMLVVIGGDDPGQVDWIGEVRDAARAGGFDLDENGKITGNPRP, via the coding sequence GTGACGATGCGCCCTCAAGTGACCCCGCAACAGATGCGCGAACGGGTCGCCATCTTCCGGGAAACCAGGCCCAGCCAGATGCCGCTGATCGACGCGGTGATGCCGCAGTTCCAGCGCGAGCTCTTTAGCATGATCGGCAACGGCGTCGCGGAGGATCCAAGCGTGCGTCCGCCGATCCCGGCGGATGGCTTCCACCTCTCGATCGTCCGGGCGGGGCCGGGAAAGGGCAGCGCGCTCCACAGCCATCAGACCGTCGAGGTCTTCATGCCGCTCACCGGCCGCTTCTCGGTGCAATGGGGCGACGAGGGTGAACATGAACTGACCCTCGAACAATACGATGTGATCTCGCTGCCCACCGGCGTCCTGCGCGGCTTCCGCAACGAGAGCGCGGAGGACGCCATGATGCTGGTTGTCATCGGCGGCGACGATCCTGGTCAGGTCGATTGGATCGGCGAGGTTCGCGACGCCGCGCGCGCGGGCGGCTTCGACCTCGACGAGAATGGCAAGATCACCGGCAACCCGCGCCCGTGA
- a CDS encoding Amidase (PFAM: Amidase) — MTSEEVCFLPATRLARLIAARKLSPVDAVEAVLDRAQQLNPSLNAFAHLAADQARAAARRAQAAVMAGDRLGPLHGVPITVKDNVAVAGLPLGHGSIAVEPVIPDQDAIAVARARAAGAVIIGKTTLPEFAHKVLTVNNAQGVTHNPWNLAHSPGGSSGGGGAALAAGIGPLAIATDGGGSIRCPASWNGVVGLKPTLGRIPGEAMPDGFGNFAYIGPMARHTDDLALLLSVMEGPSPADPFALRPPPADAPVTVQGMRIGWLPHVGEHRTDAVTAAITERAVGALANAGAEVETLFAPCFEGLYAVYAVLASTARAARYGHILDTAGDRMTPTLRDCIVQGRGWSAVQWLAAHDRRTALFRAVQALFERFDILATPTTTTTAPRLDSIDPGYPGGYPAWAVALHPFNLSGHPALSTPAGFTDDGLPVGLQLVGPWFGERRLLVASAALEAMLGLAEHRPPVAPVPAHI, encoded by the coding sequence GTGACCTCCGAAGAGGTCTGCTTTCTGCCGGCCACCCGGCTCGCGCGCCTGATCGCGGCGCGGAAGCTTTCGCCGGTGGATGCGGTCGAGGCGGTGCTCGACCGCGCCCAGCAACTCAACCCGTCGCTCAACGCCTTCGCCCACCTCGCCGCGGACCAGGCGCGCGCGGCAGCGCGCCGGGCGCAGGCGGCCGTGATGGCGGGGGACCGGCTTGGGCCGCTCCACGGCGTGCCGATCACGGTCAAGGACAACGTCGCCGTCGCGGGGTTGCCGCTTGGACATGGCTCCATCGCAGTCGAGCCGGTCATCCCGGACCAGGATGCGATCGCGGTCGCGCGGGCCCGCGCGGCCGGCGCAGTCATCATCGGCAAGACGACCCTTCCGGAATTCGCCCACAAGGTGCTGACCGTGAACAATGCCCAGGGCGTCACGCACAACCCCTGGAACCTCGCTCATTCCCCGGGCGGCTCCAGCGGCGGCGGCGGGGCGGCCCTGGCCGCCGGCATCGGCCCCCTGGCCATCGCCACGGACGGCGGCGGCTCCATACGCTGTCCCGCCTCCTGGAACGGGGTCGTTGGCCTCAAGCCGACGCTGGGGCGAATTCCGGGCGAAGCCATGCCGGACGGATTCGGCAACTTCGCCTATATCGGCCCGATGGCGCGGCACACCGACGACCTCGCCCTGCTGCTTTCCGTGATGGAAGGTCCCTCCCCGGCAGACCCCTTCGCCCTGCGACCACCACCGGCGGACGCGCCGGTCACCGTGCAGGGGATGCGGATCGGCTGGCTGCCACATGTCGGGGAGCACCGCACGGATGCCGTGACGGCCGCGATCACGGAGCGCGCGGTCGGCGCACTTGCGAACGCAGGCGCCGAGGTCGAGACTCTTTTCGCTCCTTGCTTCGAGGGGCTCTATGCCGTCTACGCCGTGCTAGCCAGCACGGCGCGCGCCGCTCGCTACGGACATATCCTGGACACCGCCGGCGACAGGATGACGCCGACGCTGAGAGACTGCATCGTCCAGGGCAGAGGCTGGTCGGCCGTCCAGTGGCTCGCGGCCCATGATCGGCGCACCGCCCTGTTCCGCGCCGTGCAGGCGTTGTTCGAACGCTTCGACATCCTGGCGACCCCGACCACGACGACGACGGCGCCCCGGCTCGACTCGATCGATCCCGGCTACCCCGGCGGCTATCCCGCCTGGGCGGTCGCCCTGCATCCCTTCAACCTGTCGGGACACCCCGCGCTGTCGACGCCGGCCGGCTTCACCGACGACGGGTTGCCGGTCGGACTGCAACTGGTTGGACCTTGGTTCGGAGAGAGGCGGCTCCTGGTGGCTTCGGCGGCGCTCGAAGCCATGCTTGGCCTGGCTGAACACAGGCCCCCCGTCGCGCCTGTCCCGGCTCACATCTGA
- a CDS encoding Acetamidase/Formamidase (PFAM: Acetamidase/Formamidase), translated as MALHQLAATPETVRIGMFDASFPPVLSIDPGDTVVIETVSGWRQHLPPADSGIAIPPALNRIIAADLPRMAGHTITGPVEVVGAEPGDMLEVRIEAVELGSDWGYTFIRPLDGALPEEFPETVITRTPIDRARGLAKLPWGLDLPTAPFFGVMGVAPPVAFGRISSKEPRVHGGNIDNKELTAGSTLFLPVHVAGALFSAGDGHGLQGDGEVCVTALETCLTGRFTLILHKGGGLQKPRLRFPRAETPTHFISMGMNEDLDQAMKQALREMLSLICSRTNLSREEAYQFCSLAVDFRVTQVVNGHKGVHGMLRKGLLF; from the coding sequence GTGGCCTTGCACCAACTGGCGGCGACGCCCGAGACGGTTCGGATCGGCATGTTCGACGCGAGCTTTCCACCGGTTCTCAGCATCGATCCCGGCGACACGGTGGTGATCGAAACGGTGTCGGGCTGGCGCCAACATCTGCCGCCGGCGGATTCCGGCATCGCCATCCCGCCTGCCTTGAACCGCATCATCGCGGCCGACCTGCCGCGGATGGCCGGACATACGATCACCGGCCCGGTCGAGGTGGTCGGCGCCGAGCCCGGCGACATGCTGGAGGTGCGGATCGAGGCCGTCGAGCTCGGCTCGGACTGGGGCTACACCTTCATACGCCCTCTCGACGGCGCCCTGCCGGAAGAATTCCCGGAGACGGTCATCACCCGTACGCCGATAGATCGCGCGCGGGGGCTGGCGAAGCTGCCGTGGGGCCTCGACCTTCCGACCGCGCCGTTCTTCGGCGTCATGGGCGTGGCGCCGCCGGTCGCATTCGGGCGCATCTCCTCGAAGGAGCCCCGGGTCCACGGCGGAAACATCGACAACAAGGAACTGACGGCCGGAAGCACCCTGTTCCTGCCGGTGCATGTCGCAGGGGCCCTGTTCTCCGCGGGCGACGGCCATGGCCTGCAGGGGGATGGCGAAGTCTGCGTCACCGCGCTCGAGACCTGCCTCACCGGCCGCTTCACCCTGATCCTGCACAAGGGCGGCGGATTGCAGAAGCCCCGCTTGCGGTTCCCCAGGGCAGAAACCCCGACCCACTTCATCAGCATGGGCATGAACGAGGACCTGGATCAGGCGATGAAGCAGGCGTTGCGCGAGATGCTGTCGCTGATCTGCAGCCGGACAAACCTCTCTCGTGAGGAGGCCTATCAATTCTGCTCCCTGGCCGTGGACTTCAGGGTCACCCAGGTCGTCAACGGGCATAAGGGCGTCCACGGCATGTTGCGGAAGGGGCTGTTGTTCTGA